In Lycium ferocissimum isolate CSIRO_LF1 chromosome 3, AGI_CSIRO_Lferr_CH_V1, whole genome shotgun sequence, the genomic window TTAATTATTTCACAGGAAGACCTGCATCCATCCACCATTACacatgtaacacctcgtatctttaacctaagctttgaccatgatcctagacttagaaaatcagataaaggatgtgagaattggaatttccctgttcagttgtaagatgggggtttacgcccatgaacgaTGACCGTATTTCGGATATACGGGCCGTAATTCAAGTCGTAAATGGCCCAGTACCAAGGATTTTCGAGCATTGCAggaatttggcatttggatgttacattgttaaatacggaccgtatttgataccgcccgtatttcaaaacgtaaacGGGTACCAAGGATTTACGAACATTCCggaatttggcatttggatgttacattgttaaatacgggaccgtattttaaaatacggcTTTGTATTTCAAAACgcatttggaatttgggaaacttccttgatgaaagttgtagagctttgaaatacctttccaacggtatattatggcggtcaaacggacatctttgcaaagagttatggccattttcgAAAAGATGATGCGATCCCATACGGAATATGGGCcaagtatttcaaaatacggcccgtatttcaaaatacgcgATTACTTTGCTGGCCGTAAAATGCAATTTTCCAAAAcactatatattcgtccatatcggttcaaatcattatttttcattccttcaagcctaGAACGACCTCCGACCCCttttccatcatcaagaacactaaggtaagctcttcattattccaagtcaattctaatacatatccttgtaatctaaacaagaaatcatcattccaaaaactagggttttcaagaaacccatctcaaggttcaagaattcaagattttggaaattctcttcaaagctcaagtctttaattcaagttttggagcgattaaggtatgtagagttactatctacgtgtgggaacatcattgttcttccccatgcctcctaatccataaagtatgaaactttacaaaactaggatttctattctatactatgctcatgataaccctaggtccatgtctatgactatattatgtttgaattgctattattctatcattgtgttcttgatactcattatgattattgagaatctatccgtaattcatgaaaacccatattttgtattccatggattcttgcatgcatgtttttgactaagaatgattatttcatgaatatcctatatgtctacaagttttcatgcaattaaatcatataatTGCTTTCATGCCATGATTCAAGAAAtgtacatgctaaatacaagttatttcatgaaaccatgctaagttatctcatgaaaccatgatACAAGCTATGTTACAAGTTacttcgtgaaatcatgattacaagttatttcacgaaaatcatgggcttcttagccaactatattatgttcatgtttttgggagttgcacgaattaccgagaaggctcagatagcccgaaactacgtagccaccgtaggacaaggatcgctccgtccagttaggacgataccttaattttacgccgaatggatccatcgagcacgttaccacctcataccggcaaggtatgggggctctgtCGGTCCGGCGAGGccgactccacgtacccacgtggtgatatcacatggtcggtttatgaaatgctctcctacttatcatgttttacgtatgttttatatatatatgtatccatgctcgtactcatgctcatgttcatgtatcGGGTTTTCGATTTCggtcttatcatgttattccatgtcccatattatttctttcggttgctttacatacaagACATTCAATGTCTTTCGACGTCCCTTTATTGCCGGagctgcatttcacgatgcaggtaccgatttacaggacgacgcctCTACTCATTAGGATCTGCACATActagcttattggtgagccccatctcattcaaggtttagacattgtcattctttaattagttttgcatctaaaggtatgctaggggccttgtcccagtaagtatgttttccaatCAGACTCATAATAGaagtttcatagactagacaagtcagttatgtgatgtcagacattcggagtcgtatagtcattttggctcattcatgttatttccgcactcatgtttagacaaatattttattaagtattatgacttactacgttttacAAAAGCTCATCATGCACTTCACGTTAtgtttccgctcatgtatgcctcatgatgattcagcaagccatgtgattcgctcggtcacatgcagttaggcaccgagtgccaTGTTACGCCGTGCTAtgattcggggcgtgacaacacATACCAGGTAACTTTGCCAAccaaaaatatagaaagagatcaCCCAATTTTTTTCTCTAGTGACAATTGAATCCATAATCTTCATTGCAACTTTATTGAACGCGCACCCTTCTGTGCAAAAAATACAACGTACGAGTCTGTTATATATGAGTTGAATCACTTGACATCACACCATGTCACTCTGGCCCTCTTCCTACTCTCTTTCCCTCCTTCCCAGAACATTGTAATAAGTAGGGATccacaaagttcaagaaatgtCTGTACAAGTAATCTGCCAATGGACTAGTCAGAAATCTTACTCTTATATTGTTCTTGACATtgtcaaataaaagaaatatcTTGCCACATGCTCCATCTCACCCATCGGTATCATATGAATGTAGTGGATAAACTGGTTTCCATTCAGAATGAAAAGCGATACAAGTCATCGACGGTGAGAATCAGAGACTTTATAAGGAGGAAGCAGAATTTGAAGGTAAACTTCACCCATTGTTGCAGTGTGGAGGTTAACAGCACATTTTACACGTATCACTGGCGAAATTCCAATATCAGGTAACAAGGGATTAAAATGTGAGCCTGATTTACTTACAAAAGTTACAGGAATGGTATGGTAATAATTATTGCGATATGGAGGAATCCTTCTAAGTAGAACTAAGGTTTGCCCCTGCTCGGATTTGCAACATTTCAGTTCTCTTACTCCTCTCCATTACATCTACGAGCCAATTCACACTTTCCTTAATTCCTAACCTGCAATCAAGCAAGCGAAAAGCTTGTATTATTCAAGCTTGTTTGCAGAGCTTCTTAGGTAGAGCTTTTAAACCATAATGTGTCAAACCTTCTGGGAAAATGGTTTTATGCAATGGTCTTCTATACGACTAACCTGGAGAATATAGTTTTTCTTATGTGTGATACTGATAAAGAAGAAGTATTACTCACCCATCATAGGCTGAAACAGCTAGAAAGGTGTAAGCTCTCTCATCGAGTTTCTTGAGATCCAGATACCGAGCAAGTTCTTCCGCTGATACAGCATCTGCAAGGTCCTGCTTTGACAAATTGATGCGCATAAGCAAATGACTAGTCACAtcaagcacaaaaaaaaaaattaatgtcatAAGTCAACTGGCACCATCTCCCTCCGGAAAAAGTCAGGCGAAGCCAGATAAGCAAAACACTTATAAAGGAATCAAGGGAATATCTATAGCACTGAAGTCGGTATCTGCTAGTCGCATATTCTgaatctcttttttcttttctgatggGAGGCACATGTAGAATAGAATCCTTCTTGACAACGATAAAACAagaaatataatgaaaaaaCATCAAGTCTTGGCAAATAAAGTACAAACATTATTAAATCCAGAGATTACAGAAATATAATTATTATAGACAAATGAAGTAGAcaaggaagagagaaaaagcTGTGCTCGGTTCAATTAATAACATCCACTATAAAGAACCTCTTTTGTGTGGAATAAACTGCTTTGTGCCTTACCTGCTTGTTTGCTAATATCAGAAGTGGTGCTCCTTGCAGATCCTCATGCCGGAGAGCTTTTTCTGCCAGTCAttgaagtaaaaaaataaataaaccatgATGCCCACTAATGGTGAACTAGACAAAATCTTGTAAACATGACTAAACAACAGTACATACCAAGTGCAGATTTGGAGTCCTCAAAGCGTGATGGACAAGCAGCATCAACAACAAATATCACAGCATGTGCCTCTTCATAATACTTCTCCCAGATCGAGCGAAGACCAGGCTAGAAGTATAAACAGTCTCATGTTAGTCAGAGAAACTTATATGAATATCTTGCTGTCAGAGAAGTATAAACAGTCTCATGTTAGTCAGAGAAACTTATATGAATGTCTATAACCGgctgaaataaataaaaagtatcTTGCTGTCAGAGAACTGACACCCTCCTATCTGTTGACTAAGCTCTAGCGAGAAAATGTAAGAATATTGTATAATTCCACAACCCATTATTACAAGGGTCATGCTTGAAAGAGCTGTTTCTATATATCCTTTTGGGATATATATGTCCTAAAGAAGAGTAGAAGATGACCATCATAAGTTGAACAATATACACCAAATATCATGCAACTGTGATAACAAAACATGCACTTCATCATCAAACTTATAAGTATAAAACAGATGCCTGATGTCAAGCACCTCTACCTTGTCTTTTGTCAGACATCATACATTTTATCCGCTGCTGCATTTATTTTAACCCTTTACGGTTCtaaaatggaaaatttaatCATCTCAGAGATCACAGGAAGCAAGTTCATACCTGACCTCCTAAATCCCAAAACACAAGCTTTGAATTTGATGCTTCAACACGACCAATATTGAGCCCCACAGTTGGAACAATACGATCTGGTGGCAGGCCTTCCAAGTTTGAGTATTGTGACTTTAATTTCTCTAACAATGTCTAgaaatttaataataaaaaaggaaGATTAGAAAGAAACCTTTCAAGACTAGACTTTGATAAAATATCTGGTAATGGCTAAGCATGTGAAATTCGCACAAAAGGAAAGGGAAGTTACAAAAGATTAAAaatcaaaagcaaataaaaaagagTAATAAGGCAATTAAGATCAGTGGCAtgtcaaggaaaaaaaaaaaaaaaaaagatgcaatTCAGATCAGTGTTCACAGCACACTACAGTAATTTCAGGGACAACTTTACTTTAATAAGTATGAAGGACAACTTTCCATCTTATAGAGTAAAGCTAAAATGGACTTCACTCATATATCCACATTCCACTCTAGCTCTAGTACTGTTGTATTGTAGTCTACTCCCATAcgctaatttatttttaaaagtaacCGAAGATATAATAAATGCTTGCACTAAGCCACTGCGAGAAGACATAACTACAGATTGTGCAGATCCCCTCTTGTATCTAAATTTGCATCAACATCCTGTACAATAACCAGGTTCCACCCAAAAGCTAGCAAAAAAAATTACATCCTTGTTTAAGGCTATGTAAATTTCTCCTATGGCTTCAAAAATTCTGTCATTTCTTTCGAGCCAAACAATCCAACTGGCTTGAGGGATGGTATTCCAGGTCTTGTGTGATTTCTTGCACAATCCTGGACATATGCCAAGGATTGCCAGAAACATGCTCCACAGCTGACTATTAACCCTACAATGCAAAAAGAGGAGGCCAACATCTTCAGAGTGCTCTTCACACATGGGGCATCTACTACAAAGTTGAAATCCCCTCTTTTGGAGATTGGAATGAGTAAGTGCCTCCCTAGCCGCAATCCAAGAGAAGCAAGAGATCTTCAAAGGAGCCTTGCTAAAACAAAAATTTTTCAGGGCCAAAACACCTTTGTTGTTAGCCTTGCTAAACCAAATCCTTTTCCAAGGCCAAAAGACCCTGTTGTTACTCCCATAATCTCTTCTTCACAAAGGATATGGACtacttctttctctctctctctctttttttttttttttttttttttgtcttcttgCTTCCTAAGTTTAAGAACATGTGCTCCATCAGTAGATATGTGCATGTTTCTAGATAtctagattttatttttattttttataaccgTGATCTCCGGGCCAGCTTGCCTGCACCTCAACTAATTCCACGAGATACCTGCTATCTCCCATCAGCAACAAGTACCAGGTAACTCTATCTACCAAGACTAGAACATATGAGAATAAATCACTTAGTGTTTTTGTCTCTTTGGGATTTGAACCCGAGACCCTCATGGTTCTcgacccacttcattgaccactagccACATTCTTGGGTATGCGAAAGATGCCTGGATGGTTCATAGTCTGAAGATTTTGGAATTGGCAGAAGTTTTAACCAAAGATACTCTTCTCCTTTTCTCCAATTCATCATCTTAATCTAGGGTTTTACTCAAGATTCTGGCAGTGATTTGTCTACATTTCTAGCAATCTTGTTTGACCTTATCTTGCGGTCCAATCAGGGTCCAACTTGAGACAAGAATTTTAAGATTCATTGACTAGTATTGTTTCCCCTATTGATAATCCATCAAGAAGGTAGGCTGCCCAACTTCACCGTTTAATTTTATCACATAGCAATGCTTGGTTTTAAATTACAAGCAGAATTCTGCTCAGAgaacttttcaaattttttttttttttttttttttttttgataaaggtaACATCAACTTTTCAAACTTTCTTGGATTAACATTTACATCATCCACGGAGGTTCATCAGCAATTCCACAGGCTCGTTACTTTCTAATAGATTTATATAAATTTCAGCAGTATCATGGCAACCACCATAGACTGCATAGAGAAAGTCCAGTTCATGTGACTCGATAGACTCCCTAAGTATTGATCCTGGTCAAATTTGCCATCTCAGAGCACCAAGCTATAACCCTCAATAGCTCCGTCAAGTGTCAACCAAACCACTGGTCCCAGGCCCTTTGAAATTCAGATGGGTATGCAACCAAGGAAACCTATTGACTTGGTTCCCTCACCCTTCTCGGGCTACCACAGGAAAGCATTCACTGAGCATAGCTCATCAAATCCATACTAATGTACGACCCAAGATTATCTATAGTAATGCAGATTACAAAAGTTATCCAGCTCTACATTGACGATGAGAAGAATTTGAAGGTGGGGATTTATATTAATGTTCAGTGACCAGAAACAATTCCCAACCCACACTAAAAAGTAGCTTCATTATCAAAATGCAGGACATCAAACTGCCAGAGAACACGGGAATTAGCAATGTCTTCCATAGACAGTCCATCGCGGAGATGTTAATAAGATGAATGTGGTTGCTGCTTCTACTGTTCAGGAGGAAACTGAAGACATTTTAGTTACGAAGAGTCTCTATCAAGGAGGACAATGTCTGATGAAGAATTCTATTGATTAAACTGGGATATTAAAGGAGGTGCCCTCTTTTTAACTCTTCATGGTCGATTTTTCCCAAACCAGCAAGAAATGATATAAATATTAATCCAGGAAAGTTTGGAAAATATTACAACATGAAGTGTAATCCAAATTCTCAGACAAACTTCAATAATTGAACTACCTTGGGGCTTGTCAAAGACTCAAAAGTTGGTGCTTACTTCTGGTCTTTTCTTAAGCTTTCCCTCTCACAAAAGCCATGTTAATCTTTGTGTTTGACACAGTGAATACAATGATCTCAGAGCAGCTTCAAGTGATTACTTTTcctttatctctctctctctcctgtttcctttctttcccatctttcttctctATCCTATACTTATTCACCGCTGTTTCTGCATTTCCTTACACACTTCGCATAATCTTTGCAGCCACAAAACAGTAAAAGAACACAACTATTACCTCAGCTTCCATCCATATATTAGCCATTTGACCCCTCCCTCTCATATTTTTAACATGTAAACCTAGAGGAATTTCTGTCCTTAAGTTATTCTAGATCTGTAAGTGTTTTAGTGGTGAACTTTAAAGATCATTGCGATATAAAGTAAGACACCTAAACGATGACCTACCGGAAATACATTTAATTTTGAGATGGACGACTAGCCCCCAAAAGACCACTTCTAGAATTTCAAAACCTACCGCTGGTCTCAAACCCACTACAAAACTGATTTAAGACAACCAGAGGTACCATATATAGCTTCAAATCCTATGTTTCACTAAATAATGAAACACAGAGATATATATAGTCATGTTTTGTGGGCAGGATGTTAAAATCATCAAAGCCttatcaaaaacaaaataaaaagtggTTAAAAACTATTAAACGTAAAAATAGATGCATAAAGTACATGAAACATCGCATGTcaaagttattaaaaaaaaaaaaaatgaaggaagaaaataGTTAATAATGTACCGTTTTCCCAGCCTTGTCAATTCCAAGAATAAGGACATGAAACTCTGTCTTGCTAAACATGTATTTGTATAGTCCATAAAACAATGAAAACATCTCTATATTCTTCTGTTTCCTCTATGATTCACTACAAATTGCAACAGGCTATATGGCGACTTGTTCTCTAGTCATCACTCATCACAACGAAACCTGAAAGGAAAGGACCCATTACCATCTCCATGGATAGC contains:
- the LOC132049846 gene encoding uncharacterized protein LOC132049846 isoform X2, with the translated sequence MFSLFYGLYKYMFSKTEFHVLILGIDKAGKTTLLEKLKSQYSNLEGLPPDRIVPTVGLNIGRVEASNSKLVFWDLGGQPGLRSIWEKYYEEAHAVIFVVDAACPSRFEDSKSALEKALRHEDLQGAPLLILANKQSFAYAHQFVKAGPCRCCISGRTCSVSGSQETR
- the LOC132049846 gene encoding uncharacterized protein LOC132049846 isoform X1, which translates into the protein MFSLFYGLYKYMFSKTEFHVLILGIDKAGKTTLLEKLKSQYSNLEGLPPDRIVPTVGLNIGRVEASNSKLVFWDLGGQPGLRSIWEKYYEEAHAVIFVVDAACPSRFEDSKSALEKALRHEDLQGAPLLILANKQDLADAVSAEELARYLDLKKLDERAYTFLAVSAYDGLGIKESVNWLVDVMERSKRTEMLQIRAGANLSST